In Puntigrus tetrazona isolate hp1 chromosome 7, ASM1883169v1, whole genome shotgun sequence, the following are encoded in one genomic region:
- the shroom4 gene encoding protein Shroom4 isoform X3, with amino-acid sequence MQLHFTPLSVPWHSGGDNSELSMQWGHISRHYSTDRSSSIGSMESLENPPNQAYYDSQLSPIDPVIFNNKRDSAYSSFSASSNTSDYTVPVKPEDTNSMDSLIQGFGSSCRYPDGGQHCAPSSHGNQQEEHVHSKMLSDRTEAKVRPLSYSCEEEHCAPPQPPKRKDSFRATRGQPTDKRCMSAPVGIPSITSCMVKDQSQIQEVLTGSVYLNGIKDHEQERKRCTVEPYYTFNSKTEGDSKATDSEKKRLESYSESEVASTPPLSPVIQRNRDENFDAQPECNILSVMHRHSAPEKLLASQLRMMDFTGDKSDNRASPTCQWSQSPIYLNDTSPHTAQAKWGASRCSTPGSVATSELEDPRLEEDPLDSGQNLWGQPSNVSGNSTENGFSNSNSQSSEKSCGSVGANVHVDTLLNDNGREGRVDDGNITKESQKRQFRSSKSRRRSERFATNLRNEIQRKKAQLQKSRNSCGEETVEEEVADLNMEEVAPPEHQQPRPQTFSSPLSPQTIQISKQTPQQDKPQTEEHSRNRAVCFQTSQTQTQIPPNARQVCVHVVEEIAPAGKPRRWRWTPEYKLQPETEPSESKRNEATGQVWSGKMGLTRGKTGSSSSRLGRSDECDIPPFADRRRFFEETSRKLSQSVTNLSSLTSRNQRLEKQSRPNHPSSPEPLEMASILGRRRFSYQDVPYVNSLDPGRQFMSGQQDQEKLRERLIERELEKERAQERVKEQEKLREKEREKERLRKEREKEQQRVKDWEERQRLLQREQKRESRRETVNSEHNMSGDMVPQSLSHDAGRKQPPSPQVPSSLQSSDHFYSTTTTNIQKPCSAFHPVTTQHNQFDDYYVDPSYKTRSYTQSETHPVQEQAKKLNRNFSLTERDYSRCRRDSKTGEGAAVPSFMSQGGNMTGGHTEQHLFSPLKNRAMSENDIRVDTQNFHSHTNITPSRMRASTLGDLDENGLCVGEVKKKKGPPPPRPPPPKWDQFHKRRASHHNLFSSPPLHNSSSPPRPQPCTSQAPRVSEMTRQRSYSLPPRELLESHHRCAQEYSVAPPSPAFTRRTFKPVALPPRERDMRRELHQPLPQPEPCTRIPVHNAAVSDEPRVTLLKPICSEHRAEWDRSSPLYPAKGTTRSHEVLENSLSAGHVCPESYFSMNNYHLQSHQAGFPGTLYKNQFISSHSPSSIEDGNQPLETDIDEISESERLGEIDRREGEDRMEMQGFARPVIVLETDIDNMPEERAPSARNIRGMRGALVDSILEDDYGLSRKELIGELFPHSVNTEMAGESWRGGHPISGGTLERPSRLGTPTAQVSRSACYDTSAENPQLLARFREISERKEEEEELNYKKQLMESLRKKLSVLREAQRGLQEDIRANAQLGEEVESLVLAICKPNEVDKYRMFIGDLDKVTSLLLSLSGRLIRVESALDCVDPETGHHERLQLLEKKKQLLVQMGEAQELKEHVDRREQAVGRVLECCLTPEQIRDYSHFVKMKAALLVEQRQLDDKIRLGEEQLRGLRESLGLGLGVGMGYGQY; translated from the exons ATGCAGCTCCACTTCACACCTCTCAGTGTACCTTGGCACTCCGGAGGTGACAATAG TGAGCTGTCCATGCAGTGGGGCCATATCTCCAGGCACTACAGCACAGACCGCAGTAGCTCAATAGGAAGTATGGAGAGTCTGGAGAATCCTCCCAACCAGGCTTACTACGACAGTCAGCTCTCTCCCATTGATCCTGTGATCTTCAACAACAAACGTGACTCTGCTTACAGCTCATTCTCAGCCAGCTCAAACACATCCGATTACACTGTTCCCGTCAAGCCTGAGGATACCAACTCTATGGACAGTCTTATCCAGGGTTTTGGTTCTTCCTGCAGGTATCCAGACGGAGGCCAACATTGTGCCCCCAGTAGCCATGGAAATCAGCAGGAAGAGCATGTACACTCTAAGATGCTGTCTGACAGAACAGAGGCTAAAGTCCGACCCTTGTCCTACAGCTGTGAGGAGGAACACTGTGCACCACCACAGCCACCCAAAAGAAAGGACAGTTTTAGGGCTACTAGAGGCCAACCAACAGATAAACGCTGCATGTCTGCTCCTGTAGGCATCCCAAGTATAACCAGCTGCATGGTTAAAGATCAATCCCAAATCCAGGAAGTTCTGACTGGTagtgtttatttgaatggaATAAAAGACCATGAGCAAGAACGTAAAAGATGTACTGTTGAACCCTATTACACCTTCAACTCCAAGACAGAGGGAGATAGTAAAGCAACTGACAGTGAGAAAAAACGCCTGGAGAGCTATTCAGAATCTGAGGTGGCATCTACACCTCCTCTCAGTCCCGTTATACAAAGGAATAGGGATGAGAACTTTGATGCCCAACCAGAATGTAATATCCTGTCAGTAATGCACAGACACAGTGCACCTGAGAAACTTCTAGCTTCTCAGCTGCGTATGATGGATTTTACTGGAGACAAAAGTGATAATCGTGCATCCCCAACTTGTCAGTGGTCACAGTCGCCTATTTATCTAAATGATACTAGTCCACATACGGCCCAGGCCAAGTGGGGAGCAAGTAGATGTTCCACGCCTGGTTCAGTGGCAACCTCCGAACTTGAAGATCCCAGGTTAGAGGAAGATCCTCTAGATTCTGGACAGAATCTCTGGGGGCAGCCCAGTAATGTCTCTGGAAATTCCACAGAGAATGGTTTCTCCAATTCTAACTCTCAATCCAGTGAGAAGAGCTGTGGGTCTGTAGGTGCTAACGTACATGTGGACACTCTCCTGAATGATAATGGGCGAGAAGGGAGGGTAGATGATGGTAACATCACAAAGGAGTCACAGAAACGTCAGTTCCGTAGCTCCAAGTCACGTCGTAGAAGTGAGCGTTTTGCCACAAACCTCAGAAATGAGATCCAGAGGAAGAAGGCCCAGCTACAGAAGAGTAGAAACTCTTGTGGTGAGGAGACTGTTGAAGAAGAGGTTGCAGATCTCAACATGGAGGAAGTAGCCCCTCCAGAGCACCAGCAACCCAGACCCCAAACCTTTTCAAGCCCTCTTAGTCCTCAGACTATCCAAATATCCAAACAGACACCTCAACAAGATAAACCCCAAACTGAGGAACATTCCAGAAACAGGGCTGTGTGCTTCCAGACATCTCAGACCCAAACCCAGATCCCTCCAAATGCCAgacaagtgtgtgtgcatgtggtgGAGGAGATTGCACCTGCAGGTAAACCACGGAGATGGCGCTGGACACCAGAATACAAGCTTCAACCAGAAACTGAGCCCTCTGAGAGTAAGAGAAATGAAGCTACTGGACAGGTGTGGTCTGGGAAAATGGGATTAACAAGAGGGAAGACAGGTTCCTCCAGTAGTCGTTTAGGTCGATCAGACGAGTGTGATATCCCTCCCTTTGCAGACCGCAGGAGGTTTTTTGAAGAGACTAGCAGAAAGTTGAGTCAGTCTGTAACAAACTTGTCAAGCCTGACAAGTCGAAATCAGAGACTAGAGAAGCAGAGTAGACCGAACCATCCATCCTCACCTGAACCTCTTGAAATGGCCAGTATACTGGGCCGGAGGAGGTTTTCGTATCAAGATGTGCCCTACGTCAACTCACTGGACCCTGGGAGACAGTTCATGAGTGGTCAACAAGACCAAGAAAAATTGAGGGAGAGGCTGAtagagagagagctggagaaagaaagagcgcAAGAAAGAGTCAAGGAGCAAGAGAAActtagagaaaaagagagggagaaggaACGATTaaggaaagagagggaaaaagagcAACAAAGGGTAAAAGACTGGGAAGAGAGGCAAAGGCTATTGCAGAGGGAACAAAAAAGGGAATCTAGGAGAGAAACTGTTAATTCTGAACACAATATGAGCGGTGACATGGTTCCTCAGTCTTTATCTCACGACGCCGGTCGGAAACAGCCACCCAGTCCTCAGGTTCCTTCCTCTCTGCAGTCCTCTGATCATTTCTATAGCACCACTACCACCAACATCCAAAAACCTTGCTCAGCGTTCCACCCAGTGACCACCCAGCACAATCAGTTTGATGACTACTATGTGGATCCATCCTACAAGACCAGGAGCTACACCCAGTCTGAG ACCCACCCTGTGCAGgaacaagcaaaaaaactaaacagaaattTCAGCTTAACAGAGAG GGATTACTCAAGGTGTAGGAGAGACTCCAAGACAGGAGAGGGTGCTGCTGTTCCTAGTTTCATGAGTCAAGGTGGCAACATGACAGGTGGACACACTGAGCAGCATCTATTTTCACCCCTTAAAAACCGTGCTATGTCAGAAAATGACATTCGTGTGGACACACAAAATTTTCATAGTCACACCAACATCACACCAAGCAGAATGCGTGCATCCACTCTTGGTGACCTGGATGAGAATGGACTTTGTGTCGGTGAggtaaagaagaaaaaaggccCCCCGCCTCCTCGTCCACCGCCCCCGAAATGGGATCAGTTCCACAAGAGACGGGCATCACACCATAACCTGTTCTCCTCCCCACCACTCCATAACTCTTCCTCTCCACCTCGACCACAGCCGTGCACATCCCAGGCCCCCAGGGTATCTGAAATGACACGTCAGCGCTCTTATAGTCTTCCTCCGAGGGAACTCTTAGAGAGCCATCATCGCTGCGCTCAAGAGTACTCTGTGGCTCCCCCCAGCCCTGCTTTTACACGTCGGACCTTTAAACCCGTAGCCCTGCCgccaagagagagagacatgaggAGAGAACTTCATCAACCTTTGCCACAGCCTGAACCATGCACAAG AATACCTGTCCACAATGCTGCAGTGTCAGATGAGCCTAGAGTCACACTGTTGAAGCCCATCTGTTCAGAGCATCGAGCTGAGTGGGACCGCTCCAGTCCTCTCTACCCTGCAAAGGGCACTACCAGGTCTCACGAAGTCTTAGAGAACAGTTTGTCAGCTGGACACGTGTGTCCCGAATCCTACTTCTCCATGAACAACTACCACTTGCAGTCCCATCAAGCGGGCTTCCCTGGAACACTTTACAAAAACCAGTTTATTTCGTCCCACAGTCCCAGCAGTATTGAAGATGGAAACCAGCCCCTGGAGACAGACATAGATGAGATCAGTGAGAGCGAGCGGTTAGGAGAAATTGACAGGAGGGAAGGAGAGGACCGGATGGAGATGCAAGGTTTTGCTCGACCGGTTATAGTGCTAGAGACAGACATTGATAACATGCCCGAGGAAAGGGCTCCTTCAGCGAGAAACATTAGAGGGATGAGGGGTGCTTTGGTGGACTCCATTCTAGAGGATGATTATGGTTTATCTAGGAAAGAGCTGATAGGAGAGTTATTTCCACACAGTGTAAATACAGAGATGGCTGGAGAGAGCTGGAGGGGAGGCCACCCAATCAGTGGAGGAACGCTAGAGAG GCCCTCTAGACTGGGAACACCCACAGCACAGGTTTCACGATCAGCCTGTTACGACACTTCAGCTGAAAACCCGCAACTTCTTGCCAGGTTTCGAGAGATCTCggagagaaaagaagaggaagaagaactCAATTATAAG AAACAGCTGATGGAGAGCCTTCGTAAAAAACTGAGTGTTCTGCGTGAGGCACAGAGGGGTCTGCAAGAGGACATTCGTGCCAACGCTCAGCTGGGAGAGGAGGTGGAGAGCCTGGTGCTCGCTATCTGTAAGCCCAACGAGGTGGACAAGTACCGTATGTTCATCGGTGACCTAGACAAGGTGACCAGCCTGCTGTTGTCTCTTTCTGGGAGGCTGATTCGGGTAGAAAGTGCCTTGGACTGTGTGGACCCAGAGACTGGCCACCACGAGAGG CTACAACTtctggaaaagaaaaagcagctgCTGGTGCAAATGGGAGAGGCTCAGGAGCTCAAGGAGCACGTGGACCGGCGTGAGCAGGCGGTGGGCAGGGTGCTGGAATGCTGCCTGACCCCAGAACAGATCCGTGACTACAGTCACTTTGTGAAGATGAAAGCAGCCCTGCTGGTGGAGCAGAGGCAACTGGATGACAAGATCAGGCTCGGCGAGGAGCAGCTCAGGGGACTTCGAGAGAGCCTCGGCCTGGGGCTGGGCGTCGGGATGGGGTACGGGCAGTACTGA